One segment of Drosophila mauritiana strain mau12 chromosome 3R, ASM438214v1, whole genome shotgun sequence DNA contains the following:
- the LOC117142983 gene encoding rhodanese domain-containing protein CG4456 — MATYEEVKDIPNHPEKYLFDVRNESELKETGVLPASINIPLTELEKALNLPEKDFAQTYGRAKPAVDAVMIFSCKAGGRAARAANLASTLGFTNAKAYAGSWTEWQAKQS; from the exons atggcCACCTACGAGGAAGTCAAGGACATACCAAACCACCCGGAGAAGTACCTGTTCGATGTGCGCAACGAGTCGGAGCTGAAGGAGACGGGCGTCCTGCCCGCCAGCATAAACATTCCAC TGACTGAGCTGGAGAAGGCACTGAACTTGCCGGAGAAGGACTTCGCCCAGACTTATGGACGCGCCAAGCCGGCCGTCGATGCGGTCATGATCTTCTCGTGCAAGGCGGGAGGACGAGCTGCCCGGGCGGCCAATCTGGCCAGCACGCTGGGCTTTACCAA CGCCAAGGCTTATGCCGGATCCTGGACGGAGTGGCAAGCCAAGCAGTCCTAA
- the LOC117143287 gene encoding EH domain-containing protein 1, which produces MPRPEAGDSFLKREKNTQEVVENVIGELKKIYRSKLLPLEEHYQFHDFHSPKLEDPDFDAKPMILLVGQYSTGKTTFIRYLLERDFPGIRIGPEPTTDRFIAVMYDDKEGVIPGNALVVDPKKQFRPLSKYGNAFLNRFQCSSVASPVLNAISIVDTPGILSGEKQRIDRGYDFTGVLEWFAERVDRIILLFDAHKLDISDEFRRSIEALKGHDDKIRIILNKADMIDHQQLMRVYGALMWSLGKVLQTPEVARVYIGSFWDQPLRFDANRRLFEDEEQDLFRDLQSLPRNAALRKLNDLIKRARLAKVHAFIIAELRKDMPSVFGKDSKKKDLIKNLGQVYDRIQREHSISPGDFPDIKKMQEVLQHQDFTKFHSLKPHLLDIVDNMLAKDIARLMEMIPQEEMTMVADPIVKGGAFEGVIDDHVSPFGYMKGEGIDAGYGEHEWICNKDKPRTDGIFNGLGPVDGKISGATAKQELIKSKLPNSVLSKIWKLSDVDGDGFLDSDEFALALHLINVKLEGCELPTVLPEHLVPPSKRYD; this is translated from the exons ATGCCACGCCCAGAAGCGGGCGACAG CTTTCTGAAGCGCGAGAAGAACACCCAGGAGGTGGTGGAGAATGTGATCGGCGAGCTGAAGAAGATCTATCGGAGCAAGCTGCTGCCGCTGGAGGAGCACTACCAGTTCCACGATTTTCACTCGCCAAAGCTCGAGGATCCGGACTTCGATGCGAAGCCCATGATCCTGCTGGTGGGCCAGTACTCCACGGGCAAGACGACCTTCATCCGCTACCTGCTGGAACGCGACTTTCCGGGCATAAGAATTGGTCCGGAGCCAACAACGGACCGCTTCATCGCCGTGATGTACGACGACAAGGAGGGCGTGATACCGGGCAACGCCCTGGTCGTGGACCCCAAGAAGCAGTTCCGGCCGCTGTCCAAGTACGGCAACGCCTTCCTGAATCGCTTCCAATGCAGCAGTGTGGCCTCGCCGGTGCTGAATGCCATCTCCATCGTGGACACACCCGGAATTCTTTCCGGCGAAAAGCAGCGCATCGACAGGGGCTACGACTTCACCGGAGTGCTGGAGTGGTTCGCGGAGCGCGTGGACCGCATCATCCTGTTGTTCGACGCCCACAAGCTGGACATCTCCGACGAGTTCCGACGCTCGATCGAGGCGCTCAAGGGACACGACGACAAGATCCGCATCATCCTAAACAAGGCCGACATGATTGACCACCAGCAGTTGATGCGGGTGTACGGAGCACTGATGTGGTCGCTGGGAAAGGTGCTGCAGACGCCGGAGGTGGCGCGTGTGTACATCGGCTCCTTCTGGGACCAGCCGCTGCGCTTCGACGCCAACCGCCGTCTGTtcgaggacgaggagcaggATCTGTTCAGGGATCTGCAGTCCCTGCCGCGTAACGCCGCCCTGCGCAAGCTGAACGATCTGATCAAGCGGGCACGCCTGGCCAAGGTGCATGCCTTCATCATTGCCGAGCTGCGCAAGGACATGCCCTCTGTGTTCGGCAAGGACAGCAAGAAGAAGGATCTGATCAAGAACCTCGGCCAGGTGTACGATCGCATCCAGCGCGAGCACTCCATTTCCCCCGGCGACTTCCCCGACATCAAGAAGATGCAGGAGGTCCTGCAGCACCAGGACTTCACCAAGTTCCACTCACTCAAGCCCCATCTGCTGGACATCGTGGACAACATGCTGGCCAAGGACATTGCCCGCCTGATGGAGATGATTCCCCAGGAGGAGATGACCATGGTCGCGGACCCAATCGTCAAGG GTGGTGCCTTCGAGGGAGTCATCGACGACCATGTCTCACCATTCGGCTACATGAAGGGCGAGGGCATCGATGCCGGCTACGGAGAGCACGAGTGGATCTGCAACAAGGACAAGCCGCGCACAGATGGCATCTTCAATGGGCTGGGACCAGTCGATGGCAAGATATCCGGTGCAA CTGCCAAGCAGGAGCTCATCAAATCGAAACTGCCCAACTCGGTGCTCAGCAAGATCTGGAAACTGTCGGACGTCGACGGCGATGGGTTCCTGGACTCCGACGAGTTCGCGCTGGCCTTGCACTTAATCAACGTCAAGCTGGAAGGCTGCGAGCTGCCCACCGTGCTGCCGGAGCACTTAGTACCGCCGTCGAAGCGCTATGACTAG
- the LOC117143288 gene encoding ninjurin-2 isoform X6, producing MTTFLENMKAMDANRYATKKTIAQGMLDIALLTANASQLKYILQVGEQHQFYKLMLILISLSIVMQVAAGLLLVIQSLINMHNTKDRNRGFAINHFIDAFIFLSVFCDIMKMNFGLDPAVPHTDVELLKP from the exons ATGACCACTTTCCTCGAAAAT ATGAAGGCAATGGATGCCAACAGGTATGCCACCAAGAAGACGATCGCCCAGGGCATGTTGGACATCGCCCTGCTGACCGCCAATGCCTCGCAGCTGAAGTACATCCTCCAGGTGGGCGAACAGCACCAGTTCTACAAGCTGATGCTGATCCTGATCAGTCTGTCCATAGTGATGCAG GTGGCTGCTGGACTCTTGCTGGTCATCCAGTCCCTCATCAATATGCATAATACCAAGGATCGAAATCGGGGCTTCGCCATCAACCACTTCATAGATGCCTTCATATTCCTGTCCGTCTTCTGTGACATCATGAAGATGAATTTTGGCCTGGATCCGGCTGTTCCTCACACGGATGTGGAACTTCTGAAGCCCTGA
- the LOC117142982 gene encoding DNA polymerase theta — protein MSFSQSFNFGNSTLMALERGMQADDKENAQPGNGTIQVQSAGNEVNSEIQEINSEFFRDEFSYEVNQAHKPVEQSVVNVSQVQQHMAVICNQDSEDQSRSSPLNNQICTETSFESEIVVQEQPNLDENSFLCPAQDEEASEQLKEDILLSHSVLAKQEFYQEILQVTQNLSSMSPNQLRVSPNSSRIREAVPERPAMPLDLNSLRSISAWNLPMSIQEEYKKKGVVQMFDWQVECLSNPKLLFEHCNLVYSAPTSAGKTLVSEIMMLKTVLERGKKVLLILPFISVVREKMFYMQDLLTTAGYRVEGFYGGYTPPGGFESLDVAICTIEKANSIVNKLMEQGKLETIGMVVVDEVHLISDKGRGYILELLLAKILYMSRRNGLQIQVITMSATLANVQLLQSWLDAELYITNYRPVALKEMIKVGTVIYDHRFKLIRDVVKEKEFLKGLENDSDDVALLCIETLLEGCSVIVFCPSKDWCENLAVQLATAIHGQIKSGTVLGQRLRANLDPRAIAEVKQQLRDIPTGLDAVMSKAITYACAFHHAGLTTEERDIVEASFKAGALKVLVATSTLSSGVNLPARRVLIRSPLFGGKQMSSLTYRQMIGRAGRMGKDTLGESILICNENNARMGRDLVVSDLQPITSCLDMDGSTHLKRALLEVISSGVANTKEDIDFFVNCTLLSAEKAFHAKEKPPDEPPDANYINDAVDFLVEYEFVRLQRNEEKETAVYVATRLGAACLASSMPPTDGLILFAELQKSRRSFVLESELHAVYLVTPYSVCYQLQDLDWLLYVNMWEKLSSPMKKVGELVGVRDAFLSKALRGQTKLDYKQMQIHKRFYIALALEELVNETPINVVVHKFKCHRGMLQSLQQMAATFAGIVTAFCNSLQWSTLALIVSQFKDRLFFGIQRDLIDLMRIPDLSQKRARALFDAGITSLVELAGADALVLEKVLYNSLSFDSAKQNDNENAEEAAKRNVVRNFYITGKAGMTVSEAAKLLIEEARQFVQHEIGLGTIKWTQTQPGEDKASRAIQDGVEDVHMSLEEEQPPVKRKLSIEENGTANSQKNPRLETLVDTQRGYKADKMKPNLKEIKYAQNKTPGNPTQHMDNLNLISNDPQLSNGEKPSTSQSASKKLVKEGMAERRRVALMKIQQRTQKENQSKDQPIQAPRSNPLSSPVNRTPANRWTQSENANNEMNNRQLPCRNPRNQSPVPNPNRTVSRKASNAEEDLFMADDSFMLNTGLAAALTAAESKMASCAEPDVIPSSQPKEPEVIGALTPHASRLKRSQQLRSQRMQSHSPTPPREIKMDLESKNESNGVSSMEISDMSMENSLMKNPLHLNASHIMSCSKVDEPALSFSSIDIIDVCGHRNAFQAAVIEIKEATRLGFSVGLQAQAGKQKPLIGSNLLINQVAAAENREAAARERVLFQVDDSTFISCVSFCLADNVAFYWNMQIDDRAACQGVPTPLKVQELCSLMARKDLTLVMHDGKEQLKMLRKAIPQLQKISVKLEDAKVANWLLQPDKTVNFLNMCQTFAPECTGLANLCGSGRGYSSYGLDTSSAILPRIRTAIESCVTLHILKGQTENLGRIGEGDLLKFFHDIEMPIQLTLCQMEHVGFPAQKQRLQQLYQRMVAVMKKLETKIYEQHGSRFNLGSSQAVAKVLGLHRKAKGRVTTSRQVLEKLNSPISHLILGYRKLSCLLAKSIQPLMECCQADRIYGQSITYTATGRISMTEPNLQNVAKEFFIQVGSDAVNISCRSPFMPTDEDRCLLSADFCQLEMRILAHMSQDKALLEVMNSPQDLFIAIAAHWNKIKESEVTPDLRNSTKQVCYGIVYGMGMRSLAESLNCSEQEARIISDQFHQAYKGIRDYTRRVVNFARSKGFVETITGRRRYLEMINSDMEHLKKAERQAVNSTIQGSAADIAKNAILKMEKNIERYREKLALGDKSVDLVMHLHDELIFEVPTGKAKKIAKVLSITMESCVKLSVPLKVKLRIGRSWGELKEISV, from the exons CAGCCAGGAAATGGAACTATCCAAGTCCAAAGTGCCGGCAATGAGGTAAATAGCGAAATCCAGGAAATTAACTCGGAGTTTTTTCGGGACGAGTTCTCCTACGAAGTGAATCAGGCCCATAAGCCAGTGGAACAATCAGTGGTCAATGTGTCTCAGGTTCAGCAGCATATGGCAGTTATTTGCAACCAGGACTCTGAGGACCAGAGTCGCTCATCCCCTTTGAATAATCAAATCTGCACGGAGACTTCGTTCGAAAGCGAGATCGTCGTGCAGGAACAGCCCAATCTGGACGAGAACAGTTTTTTGTGTCCTGCGCAGGATGAAGAGGCTTCCGAGCAGCTGAAGGAGGACATCTTGCTCAGCCATTCCGTACTGGCCAAGCAGGAATTCTACCAAGAAATTTTGCAAGTCACGCAGAACCTGAGCAGCATGTCGCCGAACCAACTGCGAGTGTCGCCCAACTCCTCGAGGATCCGCGAAGCGGTGCCCGAGAGACCAGCAATGCCGCTTGATCTCAACTCGCTTAGATCAATAAGCGCATGGAACCTGCCCATGAGCATTCAGGAGGAGTACAAGAAAAAGGGTGTCGTCCAGATGTTCGACTGGCAGGTGGAGTGCCTCTCCAACCCAAAATTGCTGTTCGAGCACTGCAACCTGGTGTATTCCGCACCCACGTCGGCGGGCAAAACGTTGGTTAGTGAGATAATGATGCTGAAAACCGTACTGGAACGAGGTAAAAAGGTTCTGCTCATACTGCCCTTCATCTCGGTGGTGCGCGAGAAAATGTTTTACATGCAGGATCTGCTCACGACGGCTGGTTACCGCGTGGAGGGATTCTACGGCGGCTATACGCCACCAGGAGGCTTTGAGAGCCTTGATGTGGCCATTTGCACAATAGAGAAGGCGAACTCCATTGTGAACAAGCTGATGGAGCAGGGCAAACTGGAAACCATAGGCATGGTGGTGGTAGACGAAGTGCATCTCATTTCGGACAAGGGACGCGGCTATATCCTGGAACTTCTGCTAGCCAAGATCCTCTACATGTCCCGGCGCAATGGACTGCAGATCCAGGTGATCACCATGTCGGCCACACTGGCGAATGTGCAGCTGCTGCAAAGCTGGCTTGACGCCGAGTTGTACATCACAAACTACCGACCCGTTGCTCTAAAGGAAATGATTAAGGTGGGAACAGTAATTTATGACCACCGTTTCAAATTAATTCGGGATGTGGTCAAGGAAAAGGAATTTTTGAAAGGCCTGGAAAACGATTCCGATGATGTGGCCCTTCTCTGCATAGAGACGTTGCTGGAGGGCTGCTCCGTAATCGTGTTCTGCCCCTCGAAAGATTGGTGCGAGAACCTGGCCGTTCAATTGGCCACCGCAATCCATGGCCAAATCAAATCTGGAACAGTGCTGGGCCAACGATTGCGGGCAAATCTGGATCCGAGGGCCATTGCAGAAGTGAAGCAACAACTCAGGGACATTCCCACAG GTCTCGATGCGGTCATGTCGAAGGCGATCACCTACGCCTGTGCGTTTCACCACGCCGGCCTAACAACGGAGGAGCGGGACATTGTTGAAGCCTCGTTTAAGGCAGGTGCGTTGAAGGTTCTAGTCGCCACCAGCACACTGAGTTCGGGAGTGAATCTGCCCGCTCGGCGCGTCCTGATACGCTCGCCATTATTTGGGGGCAAGCAAATGAGTTCCCTAACGTACCGCCAGATGATCGGACGAGCTGGACGCATGGGAAAGGATACGCTGGGTGAGTCTATTCTCATCTGCAACGAGAACAATGCCCGAATGGGAAGAGACCTGGTCGTATCGGATCTGCAGCCCATTACTTCCTGCCTCGATATGGACGGAAGC ACGCACTTGAAGCGCGCTCTACTCGAGGTGATTTCCTCTGGTGTAGCGAACACTAAAGAAGACATCGACTTCTTCGTGAATTGTACCCTGCTGAGTGCCGAAAAGGCCTTCCACGCAAAGGAGAAACCACCAGATGAACCACCTGATGCCAATTACATTAACGATGCCGTCGACTTTCTTGTGGAGTACGAGTTCGTTCGCCTGCAAAGGAACGAGGAAAAGGAGACAGCGGTCTATGTGGCCACTCGTCTCGGTGCCGCGTGTCTGGCTTCCTCTATGCCGCCCACTGACGGCCTCATCCTTTTTGCGGAACTCCAGAAATCTCGTCGCTCCTTCGTCCTAGAGTCAGAGCTGCATGCTGTTTACCTAGTAACGCCCTATTCTGTCTGCTACCAACTTCAAGATCTCGACTGGCTGCTGTACGTGAATATGTGGGAAAAGTTGAGCTCGCCCATGAAAAAAGTGGGCGAGCTTGTTGGAGTCAGGGACGCCTTCCTCTCCAAAGCTCTGCGTGGTCAAACAAAACTGGACTACaagcaaatgcaaatacaTAAACG TTTCTATATAGCTCTGGCTCTGGAAGAACTGGTTAACGAGACTCCAATAAACGTGGTGGTGCACAAGTTTAAGTGCCACCGAGGAATGCTGCAGAGTCTGCAGCAAATGGCCGCGACCTTTGCAGGCATTGTCACTGCTTTCTGCAACTCTCTGCAGTGGTCCACACTCGCCCTGATCGTGTCCCAATTTAAGGATCGTCTCTTCTTTGGCATTCAAAGGGATCTTATCGATCTAATGCGAATACCCGATCTGTCGCAGAAACGAGCTCGTGCTCTCTTTGATGCTGGCATCACCAGTTTGGTGGAGCTGGCGGGCGCTGATGCCCTAGTATTGGAAAAGGTGCTCTATAACTCACTCAGCTTCGACTCTGCAAAGCAAAACGACAACGAGAACGCGGAGGAGGCGGCCAAGCGAAATGTAGTGAGAAATTTCTATATCACCGGCAAGGCGGGGATGACAGTGAGTGAGGCTGCCAAACTATTGATTGAAGAAGCTCGACAGTTTGTTCAGCACGAGATCGGACTGGGCACAATTAAATGGACCCAAACTCAGCCGGGTGAGGACAAAGCTTCGAGGGCAATACAAGATGGCGTGGAGGATGTCCACATGTCCCTGGAGGAGGAACAGCCGCCAGTAAAGAGGAAATTGTCCATCGAAGAAAATGGCACAGCCAATTCACAAAAAAATCCCAGACTCGAAACACTAGTGGACACACAGCGAGGCTATAAAGCTGATAAGATGAAGCCGAATCTTAAAGAAATCAAATATGCGCAAAATAAGACGCCAGGGAATCCAACTCAACACATGGATAACCTAAACCTGATTAGCAATGACCCACAATTATCAAATGGAGAAAAACCTAGTACCAGTCAAAGTGCTAGTAAGAAGCTCGTTAAGGAGGGAATGGCCGAACGCCGCAGGGTCGCTTTAATGAAGATTCAGCAACGCACCCAAAAAGAGAACCAGTCTAAGGATCAGCCAATACAGGCGCCGAGGTCTAATCCACTTTCAAGTCCGGTTAATAGAACGCCCGCAAATCGATGGACACAATCGGAAAACGCAAACAATGAGATGAACAATCGTCAACTGCCCTGCAGAAATCCACGAAATCAATCACCAGTACCCAATCCAAACCGTACTGTCTCAAGGAAGGCTTCCAACGCAGAGGAGGATTTGTTTATGGCAGACGATTCCTTTATGCTGAACACCGGTCTAGCCGCTGCTCTCACAGCAGCCGAGAGCAAAATGGCCTCTTGCGCGGAGCCGGACGTGATACCTAGCTCGCAACCTAAGGAGCCGGAGGTGATCGGTGCACTGACTCCACATGCATCCAGACTGAAGCGTTCCCAACAGTTGCGATCACAGCGCATGCAAAGTCACAGCCCTACCCCGCCACGTGAAATCAAAATGGATTTGGAATCGAAAAACGAATCCAACGGGGTCTCCTCTATGGAAATCTCGGACATGTCTATGGAGAACTCACTTATGAAAAATCCCTTACATCTGAATGCCTCGCACATTATGAGCTGCTCGAAAGTAGATGAACCTGCCTTGAGTTTCTCTTCCATAGATATAATCGATGTGTGTGGCCACCGGAATGCGTTTCAAGCTGCTGTCATCGAGATCAAAGAAGCCACGCGTTTGGGATTTAGCGTTGGCCTGCAGGCTCAAGCGGGCAAACAGAAGCCGCTAATTGGATCCAACCTCTTGATCAATCAAGTTGCGGCGGCCGAGAACCGGGAGGCGGCTGCCAGGGAACGTGTGCTATTCCAAGTGGACGACAGCACCTTCATCTCTTGTGTTTCTTTCTGTCTTGCGGACAATGTTGCCTTCTATTGGAATATGCAAATTGACGACCGTGCAGCATGTCAGGGAGTGCCCACCCCTCTGAAGGTGCAGGAATTGTGCAGCCTGATGGCTCGAAAGGATCTCACGCTAGTCATGCACGACGGAAAGGAGCAGCTTAAGATGCTGCGCAAAGCGATTCCGCAGCTACAAAAGATTAGCGTCAAGCTGGAGGATGCCAAGGTGGCAAACTGGCTGCTGCAGCCGGACAAAACAGTGAATTTTCTCAATATG TGCCAGACATTCGCTCCGGAATGCACTGGCCTTGCGAATCTCTGTGGCAGTGGTCGTGGTTATAGCAGCTACGGGCTTGATACCTCCAGTGCCATTCTGCCGAGGATTAGGACGGCCATCGAATCCTGCGTAACGCTGCACATACTCAAGGGACAGACTGAGAACCTTGGCAGGATCGGCGAAGGTGACTTGCTTAAGTTTTTCCACG ATATTGAAATGCCCATTCAATTGACTCTTTGTCAAATGGAGCATGTGGGCTTTCCCGCCCAGAAGCAGCGACTCCAACAGCTCTATCAGCGCATGGTGGCCGTTATGAAGAAACTGGAAACAAAGATTTATGAGCAGCATGGTTCCCGTTTCAATCTGGGCTCGTCACAAGCTGTTGCCAAGGTGCTGGGCCTCCACCGAAAAGCAAAAGGACGAGTTACCACCTCACGCCAGGTACTGGAGAAGTTGAACTCGCCCATTTCGCATTTGATACTGGGCTATCGAAAGCTGTCTTGTCTCTTGGCCAAAAGCATTCAGCCGCTAATGGAGTGCTGCCAGGCGGACAGAATTTATGGCCAGAGCATTACATATACGGCAACGGGTCGTATTTCCATGACGGAGCCGAACCTGCAAAATGTCGCCAAGGAATTCTTCATACAAGTGGGCTCTGATGCGGTCAACATATCCTGTCGGTCACCATTCATGCCCACGGATGAGGACCGATGTCTTTTGTCAGCTGACTTCTGTCAGCTGGAGATGCGGATCCTTGCCCACATGTCGCAGGATAAGGCTCTGCTGGAGGTGATGAACTCGCCGCAGGACCTATTCATTGCAATTGCGGCGCATTGGAACAAAATCAAGGAGTCCGAAGTGACGCCGGACCTCCGCAACAGCACCAAGCAGGTGTGCTACGGAATCGTCTACGGCATGGGCATGCGGTCCCTGGCCGAGTCGTTGAACTGCAGTGAGCAGGAGGCGCGGATTATATCCGATCAGTTTCACCAGGCGTACAAGGGTATTCGCGATTACACCAGGAGGGTGGTCAATTTCGCACGCAGCAAGGGATTTGTTGAGACCATTACTGGACGGCGACGCTATTTGGAAATGATCAACAGTGATATGGAGCATCTGAAAA AGGCCGAGCGCCAGGCCGTTAACTCCACCATCCAAGGATCGGCTGCGGATATTGCGAAGAACGCTATTCTGAAGATGGAAAAGAACATTGAGCGTTATCGCGAAAAGCTGGCCTTGGGCGACAAGTCAGTTGACTTGGTAATGCACCTACATGACGAACTCATCTTCGAGGTTCCAACGGGAAAGGCCaaaaaaatagccaaagtCCTTAGCATCACCATGGAGAGCTGCGTGAAACTCAGCGTGCCCCTCAAGGTGAAGCTGAGGATCGGACGCAGTTGGGGTGAATTAAAGGAGATTAGCGTGTAG
- the LOC117143288 gene encoding ninjurin-2 isoform X3 has translation MASDLQRVNENEMKAMDANRYATKKTIAQGMLDIALLTANASQLKYILQVGEQHQFYKLMLILISLSIVMQVAAGLLLVIQSLINMHNTKDRNRGFAINHFIDAFIFLSVFCDIMKMNFGLDPAVPHTDVELLKP, from the exons ATGGCATCAGATTTGCAGCGGGTTAACGAAAATGAG ATGAAGGCAATGGATGCCAACAGGTATGCCACCAAGAAGACGATCGCCCAGGGCATGTTGGACATCGCCCTGCTGACCGCCAATGCCTCGCAGCTGAAGTACATCCTCCAGGTGGGCGAACAGCACCAGTTCTACAAGCTGATGCTGATCCTGATCAGTCTGTCCATAGTGATGCAG GTGGCTGCTGGACTCTTGCTGGTCATCCAGTCCCTCATCAATATGCATAATACCAAGGATCGAAATCGGGGCTTCGCCATCAACCACTTCATAGATGCCTTCATATTCCTGTCCGTCTTCTGTGACATCATGAAGATGAATTTTGGCCTGGATCCGGCTGTTCCTCACACGGATGTGGAACTTCTGAAGCCCTGA
- the LOC117143288 gene encoding ninjurin-1 isoform X2, whose amino-acid sequence MASDLQRVNENEMKAMDANRYATKKTIAQGMLDIALLTANASQLKYILQVGEQHQFYKLMLILISLSIVMQVLSGVLSLSLSLLRDCRLHQPEFHQSANIINHVRTGFAFFTTMINLFISAFDSRLPPPQGDFLNN is encoded by the exons ATGGCATCAGATTTGCAGCGGGTTAACGAAAATGAG ATGAAGGCAATGGATGCCAACAGGTATGCCACCAAGAAGACGATCGCCCAGGGCATGTTGGACATCGCCCTGCTGACCGCCAATGCCTCGCAGCTGAAGTACATCCTCCAGGTGGGCGAACAGCACCAGTTCTACAAGCTGATGCTGATCCTGATCAGTCTGTCCATAGTGATGCAG GTCCTGTCGGGCGTGCTGAGCCTGTCCCTGAGCCTGCTGCGGGATTGCCGGCTGCATCAGCCGGAGTTCCACCAGTCGGCCAATATCATTAACCATGTGCGCACGGGCTTCGCCTTCTTCACGACCATGATCAATCTGTTCATCTCGGCCTTTGACAGTCGACTGCCTCCGCCACAGGGTGACTTTCTGAACAACTAG
- the LOC117143288 gene encoding ninjurin-2 isoform X1, translated as MASDLQRVNENEMKAMDANRYATKKTIAQGMLDIALLTANASQLKYILQVGEQHQFYKLMLILISLSIVMQLLVGILFVVIGSLNINRQQDQTAAVILNDVILVVVFIISVVNVIISGFGIEYSSHPLRLLDQHEKTP; from the exons ATGGCATCAGATTTGCAGCGGGTTAACGAAAATGAG ATGAAGGCAATGGATGCCAACAGGTATGCCACCAAGAAGACGATCGCCCAGGGCATGTTGGACATCGCCCTGCTGACCGCCAATGCCTCGCAGCTGAAGTACATCCTCCAGGTGGGCGAACAGCACCAGTTCTACAAGCTGATGCTGATCCTGATCAGTCTGTCCATAGTGATGCAG CTTTTGGTGGGCATTCTGTTCGTGGTCATCGGCAGTCTCAACATAAACAGGCAGCAGGATCAGACGGCAGCGGTCATCCTGAACGATGTCATTTTGGTGGTCGTGTTCATAATATCCGTGGTGAACGTTATCATATCCGGTTTCGGCATTGAGTACTCATCGCATCCGCTGCGACTCCTCGATCAGCACGAAAAGACACCGTAG
- the LOC117143288 gene encoding ninjurin-1 isoform X5, with the protein MTTFLENMKAMDANRYATKKTIAQGMLDIALLTANASQLKYILQVGEQHQFYKLMLILISLSIVMQVLSGVLSLSLSLLRDCRLHQPEFHQSANIINHVRTGFAFFTTMINLFISAFDSRLPPPQGDFLNN; encoded by the exons ATGACCACTTTCCTCGAAAAT ATGAAGGCAATGGATGCCAACAGGTATGCCACCAAGAAGACGATCGCCCAGGGCATGTTGGACATCGCCCTGCTGACCGCCAATGCCTCGCAGCTGAAGTACATCCTCCAGGTGGGCGAACAGCACCAGTTCTACAAGCTGATGCTGATCCTGATCAGTCTGTCCATAGTGATGCAG GTCCTGTCGGGCGTGCTGAGCCTGTCCCTGAGCCTGCTGCGGGATTGCCGGCTGCATCAGCCGGAGTTCCACCAGTCGGCCAATATCATTAACCATGTGCGCACGGGCTTCGCCTTCTTCACGACCATGATCAATCTGTTCATCTCGGCCTTTGACAGTCGACTGCCTCCGCCACAGGGTGACTTTCTGAACAACTAG
- the LOC117143288 gene encoding ninjurin-2 isoform X4, protein MTTFLENMKAMDANRYATKKTIAQGMLDIALLTANASQLKYILQVGEQHQFYKLMLILISLSIVMQLLVGILFVVIGSLNINRQQDQTAAVILNDVILVVVFIISVVNVIISGFGIEYSSHPLRLLDQHEKTP, encoded by the exons ATGACCACTTTCCTCGAAAAT ATGAAGGCAATGGATGCCAACAGGTATGCCACCAAGAAGACGATCGCCCAGGGCATGTTGGACATCGCCCTGCTGACCGCCAATGCCTCGCAGCTGAAGTACATCCTCCAGGTGGGCGAACAGCACCAGTTCTACAAGCTGATGCTGATCCTGATCAGTCTGTCCATAGTGATGCAG CTTTTGGTGGGCATTCTGTTCGTGGTCATCGGCAGTCTCAACATAAACAGGCAGCAGGATCAGACGGCAGCGGTCATCCTGAACGATGTCATTTTGGTGGTCGTGTTCATAATATCCGTGGTGAACGTTATCATATCCGGTTTCGGCATTGAGTACTCATCGCATCCGCTGCGACTCCTCGATCAGCACGAAAAGACACCGTAG